The genomic segment AGCTGCGGCAAATGCCGGGGTGGCTGTCCGGCACGGAATAGCCGCGTATCGGTCGCGGGGCTCGTGTTTACACCGACCGCCCCCATAATTGCGGGCGGGGTTCGCCTACCCGGAGGGTCCGTGCGTCGGCTGTGGATTCATCACGTGCTGCCGGCGGCGTTCGCCGCGATCCCGGTGCTGGCCGCGGCGCTGCTCTTCGTCGCCGTGCCCGCCGACGCGCGCCGCGACTACCTGCGGCGCGTCGAAACGGCCCCCATCGACTGGATCATCATCGGCATCGGGTTCACCCTGTTCGCCTCCCAGATCGCCCTCGCGTGGCGGGCGCTGCGCTGGCAGGTCGCGGACTTCGACGTGCGCGCCGACCGCTGGCTCACGCACCTCTCGCAGGCGGCGGAGTGGTTCCCGCTGCTGGGCCTGATCGGCACGGTCGCGGCCATCCTCCAGACGTTCAGCTCGATCAAGCCCGGCGTGACCCCGCAGGACATCATCCACACCTACGCCCCGGCCATCACGGCGACCGGCGGCGGCCTGTACATGGCGTTCATCAACATCCTCCCGATCTGGGTGGTGGCCGTCGGCCGCGACCTGATCCGCGCGCTGGCCGGCTTCGCCCCGGCGCCCGAACCGGGCACGGGGAGCAAACCGTGATCACGCTGCCGCGCCGGTCCGTCACCCGGTTCTTCATCCCGCTCATCGACGTCCTCATCCTGCTGTTCTGCATCTTCCTCCTGATGCCGTTCGTCAGCGGCACGCCCGCGGACGCCCCGGACGCGAAACCCGAACCGCCGAAAGAGAAGCTCCCGGAGAACGTGAGCGACCTCCAAAAGGCCCTGACCGAGGCCCGCGCCCGCATCGAACGGATGGAGAAGCAGGCCCAGGCGCGCCTGACCGACCGCCTGAGCGTGCGGGTGCTCCAGATCGACCGCAAGGACGGCACCCTCTACTACTTCGACCCGGACCGGCAAGAGATTCGCACCGAAGCGGACGCCCTGAAGGTGATCGGCCGTCAGAAGACGATCGCCAGTTCGGCCGGCGGCGTGAAGGACGTGTTCTTCCTGATCCTGCTGCCGACCAAATCGAGTTTCCCGACCGACGACCAGGTGAAAGTCATCCGCCGCTGGTTCAAGGACGTGCCGATCGGGTTCGACCGCACCACCGCCGGCGAGTAAGGGCGGCGGCGGAATCAGGGCACGGCTCGGCCGCCCTCTTATCTAAAGAGAGGGGGCAGAAGCACCGGCAGCCGAGGCAAACCCCAAGCGAGGGCCGTCATGTTCGACACGCTGATCGCGGACGCCCTCGGGTCCGGGCTGGCCGAGAAGGTCGCCGGGTACGCCATCAAGTGCCTGGCCGTCGCCGGCGGGTTCCTCATCGGCTACTTCCTCGGCGGCGTGACCGCGTGGGCGCTGGACCGGTGGGTGTTCGCCAAACGCGCGCCCGACCAGTTGAAGAAGGCCGTTTCGATGGTCGCCGGGGTCGCCGTAGCGATCCTGGTGGCGCTCGTCGTGTTCGGTGAGGGCGGCAACGGACTGTTCGGGGGCGGTGGGAACGCCGGCGACGGCAAGGGAACCGCGGCGCCGGAAACCAAGGGGAAAACCGAACCGAACCAACCGGTTGTCACGCCCAAAAAGGACGAGGAACCGACCCCCAAAGCCGCGGAGCCCGTGGCACCGACGAAGCCGGCCGACACGGTGATCCACGTCACCGTCCTCGGCGGGGCCGACGTCCCGAATAACGACGAAAAGTATTACCTGATAGACGACTCGAACCGGAAGAACCTCGCGCAACTGGCCGATCTCGTCGCCGCCAAAAAGGATCAGACGAAGGGCACAGTGGGGATCGTGATCCAGTTCCGCGACACCAACCGCCCGTCGCTCGACCCCGAGCACGAGAGTATCAGCAAACTGAGGCGCTGGGCGGAAAAGGAGAAAGTGGCCGTCACGTTCCCGGCCGCACGTTAGAGAACGGATGAGCAGAGGGCCGCCCGGCGATCCCTTACACCCGTTCTCGTCACACAACCGATCGGAGCCGATGAGTCCCGCCGACCCGCCGATCCCCGCCGATCCCGCGACGCCTCGTGTGCTGCTGTTCGGGCACCGCGGGGCGGGGAAGTCCGCGCTCATCGGCGCGCTGCTCCAGGCCGGCGCGACACAGGGCGAAACCCTTCGGGGCGAGGTGGTTCACTCGTCCGTCGACCTGCCCCGCATCCGCGACGCGGTGTACTCCGGCACGCAGATCGAACCGAGCCAGCGCGTACTGGTCAGCTACACGATCCGCCTGCGCCCGTGGCGGATCGACTCCCAGGCGCTGATCGAACCGCTCACCGTGATCCTGGACGACTGCGACGGCAAGGCCGCCGAGTCGCTCCTCGAGGACCCCGAGCCGATCACCCGGCGCGTGCCCGACAGTCCCGTGGCACAGGCCGTCGTCGGGGCCGACGCCATCGTG from the Frigoriglobus tundricola genome contains:
- a CDS encoding MotA/TolQ/ExbB proton channel family protein, with translation MRRLWIHHVLPAAFAAIPVLAAALLFVAVPADARRDYLRRVETAPIDWIIIGIGFTLFASQIALAWRALRWQVADFDVRADRWLTHLSQAAEWFPLLGLIGTVAAILQTFSSIKPGVTPQDIIHTYAPAITATGGGLYMAFINILPIWVVAVGRDLIRALAGFAPAPEPGTGSKP